The following are encoded together in the Planctomycetota bacterium genome:
- a CDS encoding glycosyltransferase family 39 protein, giving the protein MDPCERQPTGLSRRDLLVAAAIFLLTLALRLIYLFHSPDLAWPHSILYEGDAPIWVRWSHLLGGGTPFEDNLPFRTPGVAWLLHWMYSSDAPYTTLAAPFTSVKIVWCIFSAATPAALYLILARWFSRRTGLIAAALCSVSFGSFALSVSLNNEAPYALLVVALTGVTLAWIGRPTWLLALTLGALHGMALLLRAEHELLLAMFLLYAVVRAWREGRTAWTSKPASENSVSNIRHGGATPQRVAGGTVLVLVTILAVCAPWVIRSHTATHAMNHRRTSHHYGSPDPYVVAKPPWTPAAIAYLESLPAFARMGNFAYLSSIAQRNGMQVVDEADVRAFFDREWGYTPEPLNEWTLISLKGPLDFALANHPDADGGFSRVGLKDSHDADATFSLGRPSHSRLVNHGYAVGWDYIRGDFGHWLGQVREKLARFQEGATLGLFANDWPYPGTHVRHAIDLAAPQRGGAPVWSVAVIVSLLVGAVVACRRRGGVIWLLIVAYKIGITIAFYGYVRQAVSIAPALFALSALGLDAACCVGACKHHTLRRWAAGIACAVLFTVAAYQAWFPPRFTPRVAQPNGRFFNAPQWGPGSFESFDELILEPIRYEPGNSPPK; this is encoded by the coding sequence ATGGATCCTTGCGAGCGTCAACCAACGGGACTCTCGCGCCGGGATCTCCTTGTTGCTGCCGCGATCTTTCTGCTGACGCTCGCGCTGAGACTCATCTATCTTTTCCACTCGCCGGACCTCGCCTGGCCCCACTCCATCCTCTATGAAGGCGACGCGCCCATCTGGGTGCGATGGTCCCACTTGCTTGGCGGGGGCACCCCGTTCGAAGACAATCTGCCCTTCCGCACGCCCGGCGTGGCCTGGCTCCTGCACTGGATGTACTCGAGCGACGCGCCGTACACCACCCTGGCCGCCCCGTTCACGTCCGTAAAAATAGTGTGGTGCATATTCTCCGCGGCGACTCCGGCGGCCTTGTACCTGATCCTGGCGCGGTGGTTCTCCCGACGGACGGGGTTGATCGCGGCAGCACTCTGCTCGGTCTCCTTCGGATCGTTCGCGCTCTCGGTGTCGCTCAACAACGAAGCGCCTTACGCCCTGCTGGTCGTGGCGCTGACTGGCGTCACCCTTGCGTGGATCGGCCGCCCGACTTGGCTCCTTGCGCTGACTCTGGGCGCATTGCATGGGATGGCCCTGCTGCTGCGCGCCGAACATGAGTTGCTTCTGGCGATGTTCCTGCTTTACGCAGTTGTGCGGGCATGGCGGGAAGGACGAACCGCATGGACCTCCAAGCCCGCCTCAGAGAACTCCGTCAGCAACATTCGACATGGCGGCGCCACACCACAGCGCGTCGCCGGTGGAACGGTGCTGGTGCTTGTCACGATTCTCGCAGTCTGCGCTCCGTGGGTCATTCGATCGCACACCGCGACCCACGCAATGAACCACCGCAGAACTTCACACCACTATGGATCGCCCGATCCTTATGTGGTTGCGAAGCCACCCTGGACTCCGGCGGCCATCGCCTATCTCGAGAGCCTGCCCGCCTTCGCGCGGATGGGCAACTTTGCCTACCTGAGTTCCATCGCGCAGCGCAACGGCATGCAGGTGGTCGACGAAGCGGACGTGCGGGCCTTCTTCGACCGCGAGTGGGGCTACACACCCGAGCCACTAAACGAATGGACGCTGATCTCGCTGAAGGGACCGCTGGATTTTGCGCTGGCCAACCATCCCGACGCGGATGGCGGCTTCTCTCGCGTTGGATTGAAGGACAGCCACGACGCTGACGCCACCTTTTCCCTTGGCCGCCCAAGTCATTCACGCTTGGTGAATCATGGATACGCGGTCGGCTGGGATTACATCCGCGGCGACTTTGGACACTGGCTGGGTCAGGTGCGCGAGAAACTGGCGCGCTTCCAGGAAGGAGCCACGCTTGGCCTGTTTGCCAACGACTGGCCCTACCCCGGCACTCATGTGCGGCACGCGATCGACCTGGCAGCGCCGCAGCGCGGCGGCGCGCCGGTGTGGAGTGTCGCGGTGATCGTGTCGTTGCTTGTCGGGGCCGTCGTGGCATGCCGAAGGCGCGGCGGCGTCATCTGGCTCCTGATCGTTGCGTACAAGATCGGCATCACCATCGCCTTCTACGGCTATGTCCGCCAGGCTGTCTCCATCGCTCCGGCGCTCTTCGCCTTGTCCGCGCTTGGCCTTGATGCCGCATGCTGCGTTGGAGCATGCAAGCACCATACGCTTCGGCGTTGGGCAGCCGGCATAGCTTGTGCCGTGCTTTTCACGGTCGCCGCCTATCAGGCATGGTTTCCCCCGCGCTTCACTCCGCGAGTTGCCCAACCCAATGGGCGATTCTTCAACGCCCCGCAATGGGGCCCGGGGTCCTTCGAGTCCTTCGATGAGCTGATTCTGGAGCCCATCCGGTATGAACCCGGGAATTCGCCCCCAAAATAG
- a CDS encoding mucoidy inhibitor MuiA family protein produces the protein MAATLVSAAPTPVTSTISAVTVYTDRAVVTRTASVKLSAGITELLFANLPQALNESSLQVSGKGTAQATILDVSSKQTYVDFTPNPRVKELDDLLRALQKEMRGLDDRNSVLQSQSKILDQMENALFAPPAKDVPRPDLAQFTNALAFLTEQKTKILADRAQLDEQRVDLTNKINTARNQLNELRGATGRGYKSITVRVNAAQAGTLDLSLSYTVPGASWFPSYDARILSSDHNVALDYFGIVRQSTGEEWKDVALTLSTARPGLGGAAPVLSVWNLDVFIPRPASAPAEAASGAVMDKVASKREVNASVNMQGLTNNAPSPSGGADDYKDRDAEMAEATIEAGATSASFKIATPVSVPSDNAPQKVPITSEKLTANPEYLTVPKRQATAFLTAKVENSSEFPLLAGNMNVFLDGTFVATSALRTVMSGEKFDLALGADEGIGVKYKRVNKFTEETGLTNSGKRIIYEYLITIQNNKQTPERVIVADQVPISRNEKVVVRLLSSDAKEVKPTDEGTLKWTLDLKPGEKRELTVKFAVEYANDVIVTGLE, from the coding sequence TTGGCCGCCACCCTCGTTTCCGCCGCTCCAACGCCGGTCACTTCCACCATCAGCGCCGTCACGGTCTACACCGACCGTGCCGTGGTCACTCGCACCGCCAGCGTCAAACTGTCCGCCGGCATCACCGAACTGCTCTTCGCCAACCTTCCCCAGGCCCTCAACGAGAGCTCCCTGCAGGTCAGCGGCAAGGGCACCGCGCAGGCCACCATTCTCGATGTCAGTTCCAAGCAGACCTATGTCGACTTCACTCCGAACCCGCGCGTCAAGGAGCTCGACGACCTGCTGCGCGCCCTGCAGAAGGAAATGCGCGGACTCGACGACCGCAACAGCGTGCTGCAGTCGCAGAGCAAGATTCTGGATCAGATGGAGAACGCACTCTTTGCTCCCCCGGCCAAGGACGTGCCGCGGCCAGACCTGGCCCAGTTCACCAACGCGCTCGCCTTCCTGACCGAGCAGAAGACCAAAATCCTCGCCGACCGCGCCCAACTGGACGAGCAGCGCGTGGACCTGACCAACAAGATCAACACCGCACGAAACCAGCTCAACGAGCTGCGCGGCGCCACCGGCCGCGGCTACAAGAGCATCACCGTGCGCGTCAACGCCGCCCAGGCCGGCACGCTGGATCTTTCGCTTTCCTACACCGTGCCCGGAGCGAGTTGGTTCCCCAGCTACGACGCAAGGATCTTGAGCAGCGATCACAATGTGGCTCTCGACTACTTCGGAATCGTCCGCCAGAGCACTGGGGAGGAGTGGAAGGATGTCGCCCTCACGCTCTCGACCGCGCGGCCGGGACTCGGCGGCGCTGCGCCCGTGCTGAGCGTCTGGAATCTCGACGTGTTCATCCCGCGCCCGGCCTCCGCCCCCGCGGAAGCCGCCTCGGGCGCCGTAATGGACAAGGTCGCCAGCAAGAGGGAGGTGAACGCGTCAGTGAACATGCAGGGCTTGACCAACAACGCCCCGAGTCCCTCCGGCGGCGCGGATGACTACAAGGACCGCGACGCCGAAATGGCCGAGGCCACGATCGAAGCTGGCGCCACCAGCGCCTCCTTCAAGATCGCCACTCCGGTCAGCGTGCCCAGCGACAACGCGCCGCAGAAGGTGCCGATCACCTCGGAGAAGTTGACGGCCAACCCCGAGTACCTGACTGTGCCCAAGCGCCAGGCGACCGCCTTCCTCACCGCCAAGGTCGAGAATTCCTCCGAGTTCCCCCTGCTCGCCGGCAATATGAATGTCTTCCTGGACGGCACCTTTGTCGCCACCAGCGCTCTGCGCACCGTGATGTCCGGCGAGAAGTTCGACCTGGCCCTGGGCGCCGACGAGGGCATCGGCGTGAAGTACAAGCGGGTCAACAAGTTCACCGAGGAGACCGGCCTGACCAACTCCGGCAAGCGCATCATCTACGAGTACCTGATCACCATCCAGAACAATAAGCAGACTCCCGAGCGCGTGATCGTGGCCGATCAGGTGCCGATCTCGCGCAACGAGAAGGTCGTGGTGCGCCTGCTTTCTTCGGACGCCAAGGAAGTGAAGCCGACCGACGAGGGCACGCTCAAGTGGACGCTCGACCTGAAGCCCGGCGAGAAGCGCGAGCTGACCGTGAAGTTCGCCGTGGAATACGCCAACGATGTGATTGTGACGGGGCTGGAATGA
- a CDS encoding YdeI/OmpD-associated family protein: MPNTDKRIDAYIDKAQPFAKPILKHLRKLVHKACPEVQETIKWSFASFDYKGPFCSMAAFKEHAVFGFWKDKLIKDPKGYLGARSNQGGEAMGNLGRLTSLKSLPPDKAILDFIKQAKKLNDEGVKLPAKPKKAPTKLVVPAYFSKAVKSNKKAQKTFEEFSPSAKREYVDWIVEAKSEATRHRRLETAVDWMAQGKIRNWKYVR; this comes from the coding sequence ATGCCCAACACTGACAAGCGCATCGACGCCTACATTGACAAGGCTCAGCCCTTCGCCAAACCGATTCTCAAGCACCTGCGCAAACTTGTTCACAAGGCCTGCCCGGAAGTGCAGGAGACCATCAAGTGGAGTTTCGCTTCCTTCGACTACAAGGGACCCTTCTGCTCGATGGCGGCCTTCAAGGAGCACGCGGTCTTCGGCTTCTGGAAGGACAAGCTGATCAAGGACCCCAAGGGATATCTCGGTGCGCGCTCCAATCAAGGCGGCGAAGCCATGGGAAATTTGGGACGGCTGACGAGTTTGAAATCACTTCCGCCCGACAAGGCGATCCTCGACTTCATCAAGCAGGCGAAGAAGCTCAACGATGAGGGCGTGAAGCTGCCGGCCAAGCCCAAGAAGGCGCCGACGAAATTGGTGGTGCCGGCCTATTTCTCCAAAGCCGTGAAGTCCAACAAGAAGGCGCAGAAAACCTTCGAGGAATTCAGCCCCTCCGCCAAGCGTGAGTACGTGGACTGGATCGTTGAGGCCAAGAGCGAGGCGACGCGCCATCGGCGCCTGGAAACAGCGGTGGATTGGATGGCGCAGGGCAAGATCCGCAACTGGAAATACGTTCGGTGA
- a CDS encoding DUF1579 domain-containing protein, producing MNRRISLVLVTVAAMAASIAYAQNSKDGTPTKGTTATAKGTTKGATPVQGVPLPPGMTEEDMKDMQKCMEAAAPGPMQAKLMEGVGTWTGTNTMWMKPGAEPMKSPCTTVITSIMDGRFTKCEATGDMGGMPFHGLGIYGYDNVTKQFQSTWLDNCGSGMMNGKGELASDGTMTWTYNYTCPITNKPVTMREVVKHPTKDTVINEMYGIDPKSGKEFKMMELSMTRKPGAMTKSN from the coding sequence ATGAATCGTCGCATCAGTCTTGTTCTCGTCACCGTCGCCGCCATGGCCGCTTCAATCGCCTACGCACAGAATTCCAAGGACGGCACGCCGACCAAGGGAACCACCGCCACCGCCAAGGGCACCACCAAGGGCGCCACTCCCGTGCAGGGCGTTCCGCTTCCTCCCGGCATGACCGAGGAAGACATGAAGGACATGCAGAAGTGCATGGAAGCTGCAGCTCCCGGCCCGATGCAGGCAAAGCTGATGGAAGGCGTCGGCACCTGGACCGGCACCAACACCATGTGGATGAAGCCCGGCGCAGAGCCGATGAAGTCTCCGTGCACCACGGTCATCACATCCATCATGGATGGCCGCTTCACCAAGTGTGAAGCCACCGGCGACATGGGCGGAATGCCGTTCCATGGCCTCGGCATCTACGGCTACGACAATGTCACCAAGCAGTTCCAGTCGACCTGGCTCGACAATTGCGGTTCCGGCATGATGAACGGCAAGGGCGAGCTGGCCTCCGACGGCACGATGACCTGGACCTACAACTACACCTGCCCGATCACCAACAAGCCGGTGACCATGCGCGAAGTGGTGAAGCACCCCACCAAGGACACCGTCATCAATGAGATGTACGGCATTGATCCCAAGAGCGGCAAGGAGTTCAAGATGATGGAGCTTTCCATGACCCGCAAGCCCGGGGCCATGACCAAGTCGAACTGA
- a CDS encoding class I SAM-dependent methyltransferase produces MTSDSSIVPTREGYDRWAEIYDDESNPLVMIEGPEVSRMLGEVRGLKILDVGCGTGRHAIALARAGAMVTGVDFSNGMLDKARAKPGAEAVRFIHQDAAGTLPFESKSFDRVISCLVADHVSDLLKFYEELHRVCRDDGFVLVSVMHPAMMLKGVQARFHDPKTGQEVRPQSVPNQISDYVMAASRAGLRLCELSEHSVGEDLAARAPRAEKYLGWPMLFLMKLAPQRPGR; encoded by the coding sequence ATGACTTCAGATTCCAGCATTGTTCCAACGCGAGAGGGCTACGACCGCTGGGCGGAAATCTACGACGACGAGTCCAACCCGCTGGTGATGATCGAAGGCCCCGAAGTGAGCCGCATGCTTGGCGAGGTGCGCGGGCTGAAGATTCTCGACGTGGGTTGCGGAACGGGCCGCCACGCGATCGCGCTGGCCAGGGCCGGGGCCATGGTGACCGGAGTTGATTTCTCAAATGGCATGCTCGACAAGGCGAGGGCGAAGCCCGGCGCCGAGGCGGTTCGCTTCATCCACCAGGATGCAGCAGGGACGTTGCCTTTCGAATCGAAGTCCTTCGACCGCGTCATCTCCTGCCTGGTCGCCGATCATGTGAGCGATCTCCTGAAGTTCTACGAAGAGCTGCACCGGGTCTGCCGCGACGATGGATTCGTGCTGGTGTCGGTCATGCATCCGGCGATGATGCTCAAGGGGGTCCAGGCCCGCTTCCACGATCCAAAGACAGGTCAAGAAGTGCGCCCGCAGAGCGTCCCCAATCAAATCTCCGACTATGTCATGGCCGCCTCCCGCGCGGGGCTGCGACTGTGCGAGCTGAGCGAGCATTCCGTGGGCGAGGACCTGGCGGCGCGAGCCCCGCGCGCCGAAAAATATCTCGGGTGGCCCATGCTCTTTCTGATGAAGCTGGCGCCGCAAAGGCCGGGACGATGA
- a CDS encoding PEP-CTERM sorting domain-containing protein (PEP-CTERM proteins occur, often in large numbers, in the proteomes of bacteria that also encode an exosortase, a predicted intramembrane cysteine proteinase. The presence of a PEP-CTERM domain at a protein's C-terminus predicts cleavage within the sorting domain, followed by covalent anchoring to some some component of the (usually Gram-negative) cell surface. Many PEP-CTERM proteins exhibit an unusual sequence composition that includes large numbers of potential glycosylation sites. Expression of one such protein has been shown restore the ability of a bacterium to form floc, a type of biofilm.) yields MKHLNLTLAGMTLALAAVSAHADYTDPFALGGNSTYHQTNEGVRYKVDGIGEIFVSFDFTMSGEAHLPPIDFDGPSYGEDKGKSLLALASIDYKSGGDPFEGSMNCAYFDSFNEKLSGRKVQTFDTELTALNLEFKHSIGEVMLRESEKYESLGRYTISYKGKEQPSVQSYFDIFMDISVDGGKTWTAGEGSAHLELVPVPVPAPGALALLGLGGLMVTRRRRS; encoded by the coding sequence ATGAAGCATTTGAACCTCACGTTGGCCGGCATGACTCTCGCGTTGGCGGCCGTCAGCGCACACGCTGACTACACCGATCCCTTCGCCCTGGGCGGAAACAGCACGTACCACCAGACCAATGAAGGCGTTCGGTACAAGGTCGACGGCATCGGGGAGATCTTCGTCAGTTTCGACTTCACCATGTCCGGCGAGGCCCATTTGCCTCCCATCGATTTCGACGGCCCCTCCTACGGCGAGGACAAGGGCAAGTCGCTGCTGGCACTCGCATCGATCGACTACAAGTCGGGTGGCGACCCCTTCGAGGGAAGCATGAACTGCGCCTACTTCGACTCGTTTAATGAGAAGCTCTCCGGCCGGAAGGTGCAGACCTTCGACACCGAGCTGACGGCGCTGAACCTCGAGTTCAAGCACTCCATCGGCGAAGTGATGCTGCGCGAAAGCGAAAAGTACGAGTCCCTGGGCCGCTACACGATTTCGTACAAGGGCAAGGAGCAACCCAGCGTGCAGTCGTATTTCGACATCTTCATGGACATCAGCGTGGACGGCGGCAAGACCTGGACCGCGGGCGAAGGCTCGGCGCATCTGGAGCTTGTGCCGGTTCCGGTCCCGGCACCCGGCGCACTGGCGCTGCTGGGCTTGGGCGGGCTGATGGTGACGCGCCGTCGTCGCAGTTAA
- a CDS encoding O-methyltransferase: MSLEQWSAVDRYFTEALRDSDAVLEEVLRANAQTGLPPIDVSPSQGKLLQLIAQMLGAKRILEIGTLGGYSTICLARGLPTDGLLVTLEFEPKHAEVARKNVDRAGVGHLVQIITGSALETLPKLKARFPEPFDLFFIDADKQSALEYFNWAIKLSHPGSVIIADNVVRNGEILNPKSLDLGVPGMRRLIEALSKESQVSATAIQTVGAKGYDGFVLARVL, encoded by the coding sequence ATGAGCCTGGAGCAATGGAGCGCGGTGGACCGCTATTTCACCGAGGCGCTTCGCGACAGCGATGCGGTGCTTGAGGAGGTTCTCCGCGCGAACGCGCAGACCGGCCTGCCTCCGATCGATGTTTCGCCAAGCCAGGGCAAGCTGCTGCAATTGATCGCGCAGATGCTCGGGGCGAAGCGCATTCTGGAGATCGGAACACTGGGCGGGTACAGCACGATCTGTCTCGCGCGGGGCCTGCCTACGGACGGGCTTTTGGTGACCCTGGAATTCGAGCCCAAACATGCAGAGGTCGCCCGCAAGAACGTCGATCGTGCCGGTGTCGGGCATCTGGTACAGATCATCACCGGCAGCGCTCTGGAGACCCTGCCAAAACTCAAGGCCCGCTTCCCCGAGCCCTTTGACCTCTTCTTTATCGACGCGGACAAGCAGAGCGCCCTGGAGTATTTCAATTGGGCGATCAAACTCTCCCACCCCGGTTCGGTGATCATCGCCGACAATGTGGTGCGCAACGGCGAGATTCTGAATCCCAAGAGCCTGGATCTAGGTGTGCCGGGCATGCGGCGTCTGATTGAGGCGCTGTCGAAAGAGTCCCAGGTCTCGGCCACGGCCATTCAAACCGTCGGGGCCAAGGGGTACGATGGTTTCGTCCTGGCCCGAGTCCTCTAG
- a CDS encoding PadR family transcriptional regulator yields the protein MIDRELMRGTGTLAILKLLERREMYGYELVEAIEKQTEGVFEMGQSTLYPLLYNLEGKKLVASRWDEEGARPRKYYRLTASGKKRLAEDSKQWKAMTHAMEALGVVRAFERLVMSNAPAAAPCFV from the coding sequence ATGATCGACCGCGAACTCATGCGTGGCACCGGAACTCTCGCCATCCTCAAACTCCTCGAGCGCCGCGAGATGTACGGCTACGAGCTGGTCGAAGCGATTGAAAAACAGACGGAAGGCGTCTTCGAGATGGGGCAGAGCACGCTCTATCCGCTGCTCTACAACCTGGAGGGCAAGAAGCTGGTCGCCAGCCGCTGGGACGAAGAGGGGGCGCGGCCGCGCAAGTACTACCGGCTGACTGCGTCGGGCAAGAAACGCCTGGCCGAGGATTCGAAGCAGTGGAAGGCGATGACGCACGCCATGGAGGCGCTGGGCGTCGTGCGGGCGTTCGAGCGGCTGGTGATGAGCAATGCGCCGGCGGCCGCACCTTGCTTCGTTTGA
- a CDS encoding DUF1700 domain-containing protein: protein MNSTTTMLPAEIQKLITQVVRRTRLRKGERADIERELAAHFRDGLASGKSVAQLVEAFGEAKVSAKGIRAGAIAKRSPLDRSLRQVRIVIGWGFVAFLAFYAASVGYLWMHAPVISFDPIERYHAAFPKVAKQDRAWPIYKQGLIALADPTESPIDQEALPNSGSEIKLTFRGLGESTGIAIPSDQSWADLRQALRERRIGIDTLVKAASMPALGYVPSAELKPEDADIFRSHVSQSSGALAANLYLYSIRLPHMLVLRQAARLLAADALVAAEDGEGGRFVRDIEAMIRLSQHVEEGKFLISQLVGTAIRNMAFTRIIMALEWRPEALTDDQLKQLAATLRRIPGSCYEIDLKGEQMGMQDLVQRIYSDNGAGDGWFNPVYGFPVMKDMVAMSWPGTGVSNDRESFDSLLGTIGAPLGAGVIASRKELMELYDSLIRQAEEQSKLPAWKQDFTFEHEFLQRIDGNELAKIKWFIPRLMLPAVSHAVRLRRLSESECVAAQTAIALIQFRRAHDGEWPVSIGQLLPEYLGDLPLDPWSGKLVDFEVIDGHAHVYVLGWRAQSARQDGQPFIPQWKNSSNGGMELDWLWFRGDDKLERWKPVSDDARPDLRRSLP, encoded by the coding sequence ATGAACTCCACAACCACCATGCTTCCCGCCGAGATCCAGAAGCTGATCACCCAGGTCGTGAGGCGGACGCGTCTTCGCAAAGGCGAGCGCGCGGACATCGAGCGGGAACTGGCGGCGCACTTCCGTGACGGGCTGGCTTCCGGGAAGTCCGTCGCGCAGCTCGTCGAGGCGTTCGGCGAAGCGAAAGTGTCAGCCAAGGGCATCCGCGCCGGTGCAATCGCCAAAAGGTCGCCGCTTGACCGCTCGCTGCGGCAGGTTCGCATCGTCATCGGCTGGGGGTTTGTCGCCTTCCTGGCGTTCTACGCCGCGAGCGTGGGCTACCTCTGGATGCACGCTCCCGTCATCTCCTTCGATCCGATCGAACGGTATCACGCAGCATTTCCAAAGGTCGCGAAGCAGGATCGAGCCTGGCCCATCTACAAGCAGGGCCTGATCGCGCTGGCCGATCCAACGGAGTCACCCATCGACCAAGAGGCACTTCCCAACTCAGGTTCCGAAATCAAGCTGACTTTTAGAGGACTTGGTGAGTCGACGGGCATCGCGATTCCATCGGATCAGAGTTGGGCTGATCTCCGCCAAGCCTTGCGGGAGCGTCGAATCGGCATCGACACGCTTGTGAAGGCCGCGTCCATGCCTGCACTGGGCTATGTGCCGAGCGCCGAACTCAAGCCGGAAGACGCCGACATCTTCCGGAGCCATGTTTCGCAGAGCAGCGGGGCGTTGGCGGCGAACCTGTATCTCTATTCCATCCGGCTTCCACACATGCTTGTGCTTCGGCAGGCGGCGAGGCTGCTTGCCGCAGACGCGCTCGTCGCCGCCGAGGATGGCGAAGGCGGACGGTTCGTCCGCGACATCGAGGCGATGATCCGCCTCTCGCAACATGTGGAGGAGGGAAAATTTCTGATTTCGCAATTGGTCGGCACCGCCATTCGCAACATGGCCTTCACCCGGATCATCATGGCACTTGAGTGGCGCCCCGAGGCGCTGACCGACGATCAATTGAAGCAGCTCGCCGCAACGCTTCGCCGCATTCCTGGAAGCTGCTATGAAATCGACCTCAAAGGCGAGCAGATGGGCATGCAGGACCTTGTGCAGCGGATCTACTCGGACAATGGCGCGGGCGACGGCTGGTTCAATCCGGTCTACGGATTCCCAGTCATGAAGGATATGGTCGCGATGTCCTGGCCCGGCACCGGAGTGTCGAACGATCGTGAATCTTTCGATTCACTTTTGGGCACGATTGGCGCCCCGCTGGGCGCCGGGGTTATCGCCTCTCGCAAGGAGTTGATGGAGCTCTACGACTCGCTGATCCGGCAAGCCGAGGAGCAATCAAAACTGCCTGCGTGGAAGCAGGACTTCACTTTTGAGCATGAATTTCTGCAGCGGATCGACGGCAACGAGCTGGCCAAGATCAAGTGGTTCATTCCGCGCCTCATGCTCCCGGCGGTCTCTCATGCCGTGCGCCTTCGGCGTTTGAGCGAGTCCGAATGCGTCGCTGCCCAAACCGCCATCGCCCTCATCCAGTTTCGCCGCGCTCATGACGGTGAATGGCCCGTGAGCATCGGGCAGTTGCTGCCGGAATATCTCGGCGACTTGCCGCTCGATCCATGGTCAGGCAAGTTGGTCGATTTCGAGGTGATTGACGGCCACGCCCATGTCTATGTCCTTGGCTGGCGAGCACAATCCGCCCGTCAGGACGGTCAACCATTCATCCCGCAATGGAAGAATTCATCAAATGGAGGCATGGAATTGGACTGGCTCTGGTTCCGCGGCGACGACAAGCTCGAACGATGGAAGCCCGTCTCCGATGATGCGCGTCCTGATCTGCGTCGTTCTCTCCCCTGA
- a CDS encoding mechanosensitive ion channel, translating to MSAPLETLDKVQTEVIDIAFKFGPKVLVAIFILIVGFLVGRWVGGWTGRMFEKLKLDIAVRRLLERIVRLMVLGLFVIIALQNLGVELLPLLAGLGVAGAGIAFAMQGVLGNIVAGLTIVFTRPFSIGEYISIVGEEGQVEDINTFSTTLSHPDKSRVVIPNRKIVGDILHNYGTIRQLQCVVGVAYDTNLNEALAAINEVLRANARVLAEPAPVVRVSAMADSAISIVAMPWVNVSDYGSAFGEINKAIVEKLRERRIAIPCPQREVRMLGAASN from the coding sequence ATGAGCGCCCCACTGGAAACCCTCGACAAAGTTCAGACTGAAGTCATCGACATCGCCTTCAAGTTCGGCCCGAAAGTGCTGGTGGCGATCTTCATCCTCATTGTCGGCTTCCTGGTGGGTCGCTGGGTCGGGGGCTGGACCGGGCGCATGTTCGAGAAGCTCAAGCTCGACATCGCCGTGCGCCGGCTGCTGGAGCGCATCGTGCGGCTCATGGTGCTCGGCCTGTTCGTCATCATCGCACTGCAAAATCTTGGCGTCGAACTTCTACCGCTGCTGGCCGGCCTGGGCGTCGCCGGCGCCGGCATCGCGTTCGCCATGCAGGGCGTGCTGGGCAACATTGTCGCGGGCCTGACCATCGTCTTCACGCGGCCCTTCAGCATCGGCGAATACATCTCGATTGTCGGCGAGGAGGGCCAGGTGGAGGACATCAACACCTTCAGCACCACGCTGAGCCATCCCGACAAGTCGCGCGTGGTCATTCCCAACCGCAAGATCGTCGGCGACATCCTGCACAACTACGGCACCATCCGGCAGCTTCAATGCGTGGTCGGGGTGGCCTACGACACCAATCTCAACGAGGCGCTGGCGGCCATCAACGAAGTGCTGCGCGCCAATGCCCGCGTGCTTGCCGAACCCGCACCAGTCGTCCGGGTCAGCGCGATGGCGGATTCCGCGATCAGCATCGTCGCGATGCCCTGGGTGAATGTCTCCGATTACGGCTCCGCGTTCGGCGAGATCAACAAGGCGATCGTGGAGAAGTTGCGCGAGCGCCGCATCGCCATTCCGTGTCCGCAGCGCGAAGTGCGAATGCTGGGCGCCGCGTCCAATTAA